Proteins encoded within one genomic window of Haematobia irritans isolate KBUSLIRL chromosome 5, ASM5000362v1, whole genome shotgun sequence:
- the Sod3 gene encoding superoxide dismutase 3 isoform X2 has protein sequence MNSWQLFVTLLSIVAVSAKSADKNTRMEAIAYVTGPSGATGNVTFIQNACGENVHVRVYISGLTPGKHGFHVHEKGDLSNGCLSLGGHFNPDKMDHGGPSDEVRHVGDLGNIDANANGVVDTTFSDHLISLTGPRTIIGRGLVIHDNIDDLGKTTHPDSKKTGNAGGRAACGVIGVNLEDGGEWPCTKNGASTMLGLTVSTVFVVIVSYLLA, from the exons ATGAATTCTTGGCAATTATTTGTAACCCTATTGTCCATTGTGGCAGTATCGGCAAAATCTGCTGAT aaaaacacCCGCATGGAAGCTATTGCCTATGTGACTGGACCTTCAGGAGCCACAGGAAATGTCACATTCATACAAAATGCTTGCGGTGAAAATGTTCATGTTCGTGTATACATCAGTGGTTTGACACCCGGAAAACATGGTTTCCATGTTCACGAAAAGGGTGACTTATCAAATGGCTGTTTAAGTTTAGGAGGTCATTTCAATCCAGACAAG ATGGATCATGGTGGCCCCAGCGATGAGGTGCGTCATGTTGGTGACTTGGGTAACATTGATGCTAATGCTAATGGTGTGGTTGACACCACATTCTCGGATCATTTGATCAGCTTGACTGGACCCCGTACCATTATTGGTCGTGGTCTTGTTATCCACGACAACATCGATGATTTGGGCAAAACCACTCATCCCGATTCCAAAAAAACCGGCAATGCAGGTGGTCGTGCCGCATGTGGTGTCATTGGTGTCAA CTTGGAAGATGGCGGTGAATGGCCTTGTACTAAGAACGGAGCATCAACCATGCTGGGACTAACCGTGTCAACCGTATTTGTCGTAATTGTATCATATCTTCTAGCTTAA
- the Sod3 gene encoding superoxide dismutase 3 isoform X1 has translation MNSWQLFVTLLSIVAVSAKSADKNTRMEAIAYVTGPSGATGNVTFIQNACGENVHVRVYISGLTPGKHGFHVHEKGDLSNGCLSLGGHFNPDKMDHGGPSDEVRHVGDLGNIDANANGVVDTTFSDHLISLTGPRTIIGRGLVIHDNIDDLGKTTHPDSKKTGNAGGRAACGVIGVNPNYPPLSCSSSLSQQSSAQPSQPHSSYEPTFYVPHDKPKDHVVYPLLSSSYPYSHLGYPYPYHYPQPYHYQSPHPYYY, from the exons ATGAATTCTTGGCAATTATTTGTAACCCTATTGTCCATTGTGGCAGTATCGGCAAAATCTGCTGAT aaaaacacCCGCATGGAAGCTATTGCCTATGTGACTGGACCTTCAGGAGCCACAGGAAATGTCACATTCATACAAAATGCTTGCGGTGAAAATGTTCATGTTCGTGTATACATCAGTGGTTTGACACCCGGAAAACATGGTTTCCATGTTCACGAAAAGGGTGACTTATCAAATGGCTGTTTAAGTTTAGGAGGTCATTTCAATCCAGACAAG ATGGATCATGGTGGCCCCAGCGATGAGGTGCGTCATGTTGGTGACTTGGGTAACATTGATGCTAATGCTAATGGTGTGGTTGACACCACATTCTCGGATCATTTGATCAGCTTGACTGGACCCCGTACCATTATTGGTCGTGGTCTTGTTATCCACGACAACATCGATGATTTGGGCAAAACCACTCATCCCGATTCCAAAAAAACCGGCAATGCAGGTGGTCGTGCCGCATGTGGTGTCATTGGTGTCAA CCCTAATTATCCGCCATTGTCTTGTTCTTCATCATTGAGTCAACAATCGTCAGCACAACCGTCACAACCGCATTCATCATATGAGCCCACATTTTATGTACCCCATGATAAACCCAAGGATCATGTTGTTTATCCTTTACTATCCTCATCATATCCCTATAGTCATCTTGGTTATCCCTATCCATACCATTATCCACAACCATATCATTATCAATCTCCCCATCCATATTACTATTAA